The region TTTGGATCCACTCCCTGACCGCTGTGACAAGTCAAGGTAAGACTTCAAGCATTTATGGAGAATTTTGATCAACATGCACTCAACATGacagttgtgttttctttgtgtttttttgccacacacaccccctccaGATTGTACACTTCAGCAGTTTCAAAACAGCGACCGGTATGATCGCAATTTTGATACGGCTAATCTGCAGGACGTCTATGACAATGGACAGCAGGTCAGAGTGGGCTGCAACATAGGCTACAGTGGGTTCTTCAAAATGATTTGTGCTAAGGGAAAATGGGAGTTTAAAGGAAGTAAATGTCAACGTAAGTTCCGACCTTTTCTGGATGGAATTAATTTCATTGTGTTCAGCGTTTGATGTGTTCATTCTGTTCATTCTTACATTATTAGCTAAATCGTGTGGTCATCCTGGAGAGGCTCAATTCGCAGATTTCCGTCTGGACAAGGGAGCCGATTTTCTCTTTGGGTCACGAGTCGTTTACACTTGCCACAAAGGGTACAAGgacattcatatttatattgTGTTGGTGCTCCTGATGGTCTCAAATGTGCAGATTCTCTACATTATGCTTGCTTCAGTTATCAGATGCAAAATCGCATTAACTACCGCAATTGCATGGACCAAGGTTGGGATGGCATTGTTCCCACCTGTGAAGGTAAGATCTGAAGTGAAGGACTGGAAAATTCCAaactttctctctccttctcattGTCATCAGAGTCATGTTTTCACATTCCTTCCAGCTGTAAGCTGCCCACCTGTTGATGTGGAAGACAACATCCAGGTGAATGGAGATCTACTCTCTGCAACCTATGGCAACATAATTCAATTCAGCTGCAGGTCCAGCAAAGAAATTCTTTCTGGGTCAGCGCAAATTCATTGTAATGAAAATGGGATGTGGAGTGGCTCACCTCCAACATGCCTGGGTAAAAACAGGAAGCACACACCTTCCTTTTTGAATTTCCtgtttcatctctctcttctcttattATGTGATCTGAACCtgacatatttacatttttgactTTTTGCCAGAGTCCTTGCCTTTTTCAGCTGCTATACATATGATAAGCCTCTTAAATGCTGTcagattttcacacaaaaaaatgcaaaaaaggtTCCTTAAAAGTCACTTGACATTGGGCAAAAATTATCAAAGTATAATTTCAGAAAGAATCTTATCTAGTAATGGTAGAGTTATGGATCATTTCAGTGCAAGGCAAATAATTATTCTGTGACATTGTCATCCGTAGATGCAACCCGCTTTATGTGTAGATATAGTCCTTAAAAGTATTAGAATTATGTTCCAATTCTTGTCTGTAGTTGAAGCATCACTGTCTCTTTTGTCTTTAACATATCAACAattcttcatttttcagctATTAAATGCTCTGTACCCAATATTGAAAATGGATTTGTTCCGGGAGGAGACCGAGAGTACAACGAACTCGATGTCCTCTACTTCATGTGCAATCAAGGATTCTCACAACCAGACAGCAGACCTTCAAGATGTATGAAAACTGGAACAATAGCAGACTGGATCCCCACGCCCCTCTGTGAGAGTAGGtcatgggtgggtgggtggatggatggatggatggatggatggatggatggatggatggatggatggatgggtggatggatgggtggtttgatgatggttggatggatggatgatgggtgggtgggtgggtggatggatgaatgggtggatgggtgggtgggtggatggatggatggatggatggatggatggatggatggatggatggatgggtggatggatgggtgggttgatgatggttggatggatggatgatgggtgggtgggtgggtggatggatgaatgggtggatgggtgggtgggtgggtgggtggatggatggatggatgccaaGAGACTCAAATGTGTCTGACCACAGAGACCAGGTGTCTGCTGGACCCACCTGTACCAGGAACGAGCTATGATCCTCCTCACAGGAacttgttttcatctggtcagAAAATTAACGTCACTTGTGGGGAGAATTACTGGATTGTTGATCGCCGGCAGACCTGGGCAGAAAGTACATGCGATGAAAATGGACATTGGTCAGTCAGACCCGTGTGCAAAGGTATAAAAAACGCTGGCCATGCTCGCCTTCTGCTTCGTCCATTGACTTCATGAACCCCAGATGATTGTCTTAGAATGAGTCACTCCTTTTATTGTAGAGGTCACATGCACCAGGCGACAAGAAAGAAATGTCTATGACTGGAACATCTACTATGGACAACCACTAACACCGGGGATTAAAGTTGGTTATACCTGCATCAGGAACTACAGGAGCACAGATGGCTCCAATGAGGCTACCTGTACCAGAGATGGGTGGATGCCAAAGCCACTCTGTCAAGGTATCCTCTTTTAGTTCCTGACTTCTACCAATATTTAACACCGACATTTCTGCTCGTGGGGAACCAAGCTTCTTgctatctttttcttttcagaaataaaatgtgacagaCTGGAAATCCAGAATGCCGATATCGGAGGCCCCTACAAGCAGGAATACAAAAACCATGAAGTTGTTTATTAT is a window of Antennarius striatus isolate MH-2024 chromosome 7, ASM4005453v1, whole genome shotgun sequence DNA encoding:
- the LOC137598954 gene encoding complement factor H-like, giving the protein MNAITQTLVLLVWIHSLTAVTSQDCTLQQFQNSDRYDRNFDTANLQDVYDNGQQVRVGCNIGYSGFFKMICAKGKWEFKGSKCQPKSCGHPGEAQFADFRLDKGADFLFGSRVVYTCHKGYQMQNRINYRNCMDQGWDGIVPTCEAVSCPPVDVEDNIQVNGDLLSATYGNIIQFSCRSSKEILSGSAQIHCNENGMWSGSPPTCLAIKCSVPNIENGFVPGGDREYNELDVLYFMCNQGFSQPDSRPSRCMKTGTIADWIPTPLCEKTRCLLDPPVPGTSYDPPHRNLFSSGQKINVTCGENYWIVDRRQTWAESTCDENGHWSVRPVCKEVTCTRRQERNVYDWNIYYGQPLTPGIKVGYTCIRNYRSTDGSNEATCTRDGWMPKPLCQEIKCDRLEIQNADIGGPYKQEYKNHEVVYYVCKEGYEGSPSRVCRENGWTGNSKCTEIGCKSPEIEKAEFTHHVSRSYAHDEQVQYTCQGKSETRYTATCERGVWTGTEACTVTGCKKPEIENGFAVGPYNDKLYYTCNQDYKLFTKGGWGEAVCTASQEWSGLGQCIEKTKCGEIPVIPNGNMTQRGVYGPHETIPIFCMEGFLEAVESLRCQNGEWKASLLFQNICQSLPSNCKPPPKLENAVVVDPPKKQYLTDSEVTYECRSKFKMEGEAKLRCNNGTWENVIRCTPYCNKPKDVKVDPDKEMYKNKEVIVYQCGEKRFDATCVEGEWEGRVVCEAPNQEQ